One Triticum dicoccoides isolate Atlit2015 ecotype Zavitan chromosome 5B, WEW_v2.0, whole genome shotgun sequence genomic window carries:
- the LOC119305203 gene encoding F-box/LRR-repeat protein At3g26922-like yields the protein MRRQGLDPHELDRSTEQLMSLIHGNLPDPPVSTTARLTAFRARPSDGVDRISRLSDALLRDIVSRLPVKDAARTAALAARWRGVWSSTPLVLIDTHLISGGRTPGRASTPDVTAAVSRILAAHQGPFRCVHLTCSRMGAYQAQLKRWLRLLAARGVQELVLVNRPWPREVRLPKTLFTISTLTRLYIGVWKFPDAAGLQDASFPHLRELGIFSVSVEDGDIDAVVARSPALEILNIQGSMKGVRLRLVSNSLRCVQIRSFAMESIDVVNAPRLERLLVSECLDPAGGSCTRIKIGHVPKLKLLGYLEPGKFVLEIQDTVIMAGIKTNASMMVTSVKTLSLRLRFGVYDDVKMVPAFLKCFPNVEALHITSEKCDQLTGKFDLEFWEEVGPIVSVLLRLKVITFREYGAKQDELAFLQYIFQNAMVLKYAHVQMVNHRFTSLSIDEMTYTINHMPDNKWASKFIFAIGGSHGPEGGEPLAFQ from the exons ATGCGGCGCCAAGGCCTCGACCCGCACGAGCTGGACCGGAGCACGGAGCAGCTCATGTCGCTCATCCACGGCAACCTCCCGGACCCGCCCGTCTCCACCACCGCCCGCCTCACCGccttccgcgcgcgcccctccgatGGCGTGGACCGCATCAGccgcctctccgacgcgctcctCCGCGACATCGTCTCCCGCCTCCCCGTCAAGGacgccgcccgcaccgccgcgcTCGCCGCGCGCTGGCGCGGGGTCTGGAGCTCGACGCCGCTCGTCCTCATCGACACTCACCTGATCTCCGGTGGCCGCACCCCTGGGCGCGCCAGCACGCCGGACGTCACCGCGGCCGTCTCCCGCATACTCGCCGCGCACCAGGGGCCCTTCCGCTGCGTCCACCTCACCTGCAGCCGCATGGGCGCATACCAGGCCCAGCTCAAGCGCTGGctccgtctcctcgccgccaggggCGTCCAGGAGCTCGTCCTCGTCAACCGCCCGTGGCCACGCGAGGTGCGCCTGCCCAAGACGCTCTTCACCATCTCCACCCTCACCCGCCTCTACATCGGCGTCTGGAAGTTCCCGGACGCGGCCGGCCTCCAAGACGCCTCCTTCCCTCACCTCCGGGAGCTCGGCATCTTCAGCGTCTCCGTGGAGGACGGGGACATTGACGCCGTCGTCGCGAGGAGCCCCGCCCTCGAGATCCTCAACATCCAAGGGAGCATGAAGGGGGTgcgtctccgcctcgtcagcaacagCCTCCGGTGCGTGCAGATACGTTCTTTCGCCATGGAGAGCATCGACGTGGTGAACGCCCCGCGTCTCGAGCGCCTCCTCGTGTCGGAGTGTCTCGACCCTGCCGGCGGATCGTGCACCAGAATCAAAATTGGCCATGTCCCCAAGCTGAAGTTACTGGGATACCTGGAGCCAGGAAAATTCGTGCTAGAGATCCAAGACACCGTCATCATG GCTGGGATTAAGACAAATGCAAGCATGATGGTCACAAGCGTGAAGACCCTTAGTTTGAGGTTGCGCTTCGGAGTCTATGATGATGTCAAGATGGTGCCCGCCTTCCTCAAATGCTTCCCCAATGTTGAGGCGCTGCATATTACG TCTGAAAAATGTGATCAACTCACTGGCAAGTTCGACCTCGAGTTCTGGGAAGAGGTTGGTCCCATCGTAAGTGTGCTCTTGCGCCTCAAAGTGATCACGTTTCGGGAGTACGGCGCGAAGCAAGATGAGCTTGCCTTCCTCCAGTACATCTTCCAGAATGCAATGGTGCTCAAGTATGCACATGTTCAGATGGTCAATCATAGATTCACTTCACTGTCCATTGATGAGATGACCTACACCATAAACCATATGCCTGATAATAAATGGGCCAGTAAATTCATCTTTGCTATCGGTGGGTCTCATGGTCCTGAAGGAGGTGAACCTTTGGCTTTTCAGTGA